One segment of Stenotrophomonas sp. SAU14A_NAIMI4_8 DNA contains the following:
- a CDS encoding heavy metal-responsive transcriptional regulator, with protein MNIGQLAREAGVPIDTVRYYERQHLLPTAARSAGGYRIFGQQDLRRLRFIRRAKALGFSLEEIAELLALSDRHAQDMGSVRDTARARLADIEQRMVELQRMQAALSQLVDACPGHGALEQCPILAALTEDNA; from the coding sequence ATGAACATCGGGCAGCTGGCACGCGAAGCAGGCGTGCCGATCGACACCGTCCGCTATTACGAGCGGCAGCACCTGCTGCCCACCGCAGCGCGGTCGGCCGGCGGCTATCGCATCTTCGGCCAGCAGGACCTGCGCCGGCTGCGCTTCATCCGCCGCGCCAAGGCGCTGGGGTTCAGCCTGGAAGAAATCGCCGAGCTGCTGGCCCTGAGCGACCGCCATGCGCAGGACATGGGCAGCGTGCGCGATACCGCACGGGCGCGGCTGGCCGATATCGAACAGCGCATGGTCGAACTGCAACGCATGCAGGCCGCGCTGTCACAGCTGGTGGACGCCTGCCCCGGCCACGGCGCGCTTGAACAGTGCCCGATCCTGGCCGCGCTGACCGAGGACAACGCATGA
- a CDS encoding Orn/Lys/Arg decarboxylase N-terminal domain-containing protein has product MYFKSLDYPVIVIDGDYDSPRIGGILIRALVEELRGNGQRVLCGLNLDDARAGARTYVAASAVLISIDGSEEGEGEFQRLAAFLREQSARRVNLPVFLYGERRTIEKVPSKLLKYIHGFIFLFEDTKNFVARQVMRAAEDYMQNLLPPFFKALIHHAAESNYSWHTPGHAGGVAFTKSPVGRAFHQFYGENTLRSDLSISVPELGSLLDHTGPIKDAEDEAARNFGADHTFFVTNGTSTANKIVWHGTVARGDVVFVDRNCHKSLLHALIMTGGVPVYFTPSRNAHGIIGPISLDQFTPEALQQRIADNPLASQAYHAGSKPRIAVVTNSTYDGLCYNAEKIAEEIGSAVDFLHFDEAWYAYAAFHPFYENHYGMAKGKPREQDAIIFTTHSTHKLLAAFSQASMIHVRNSASRDLDAERFNESFMMHTSTSPHYGVIAACDVASKMMEGEAGRSLVQEMHDEAIAFRRAMLHVRDDLGRDDWWFSVWQPTKVERSLDKGDTPAPLVAKREEWYLQPDAHWHGFDGLVDDYVLIDPIKVTLLTPGLSMDGSMGKLGIPAAVLSKFLWGRGITVEKTNLYSVLFLFSMGITKGKWSTLVTELMAFKELYDRNAPLNQALPTLAADYPVAYAGWGLRDLCEALHAFNQEFAVAKVMREMYVDLPTPVMTPADAYNHLVKGEIERVDIEQLSGRIAATMLVPYPPGIPTIMPGERFGASDEPIIQSLRIAREQNARFPGFESDVHGLIIEHDEEGTTYRVEVLKA; this is encoded by the coding sequence GTGTACTTCAAGTCCCTGGATTACCCGGTCATCGTCATCGATGGCGATTACGATTCGCCGCGCATCGGCGGCATCCTGATCCGCGCGCTGGTGGAAGAGCTGCGTGGCAACGGCCAGCGCGTGCTGTGCGGCCTGAACCTGGACGATGCGCGCGCCGGCGCCCGCACCTACGTGGCGGCGTCGGCGGTGCTGATCTCGATCGATGGCAGCGAGGAGGGCGAGGGCGAGTTCCAGCGCCTGGCCGCCTTCCTGCGCGAACAGAGCGCGCGCCGGGTCAACCTGCCCGTATTCCTGTACGGCGAGCGGCGCACCATCGAGAAGGTGCCCAGCAAGCTGCTCAAGTACATCCACGGTTTCATCTTCCTGTTCGAGGACACCAAGAACTTCGTCGCCCGCCAGGTGATGCGTGCGGCCGAAGATTACATGCAGAACCTGCTGCCGCCGTTCTTCAAGGCGTTGATCCACCACGCGGCCGAATCCAACTATTCCTGGCATACCCCGGGCCATGCCGGTGGCGTGGCGTTCACCAAATCGCCGGTGGGGCGTGCGTTCCACCAGTTCTACGGCGAGAACACCCTGCGCAGCGATCTGTCGATCTCGGTGCCGGAACTGGGTTCGCTGCTGGACCATACCGGCCCGATCAAGGACGCCGAGGACGAGGCCGCACGCAATTTCGGCGCCGACCACACCTTCTTCGTCACCAACGGCACCTCCACCGCCAACAAGATCGTCTGGCACGGCACGGTGGCGCGCGGTGACGTGGTGTTCGTGGACCGCAACTGCCACAAATCGCTGCTGCATGCGTTGATCATGACCGGCGGCGTTCCGGTGTACTTCACCCCCAGCCGCAACGCGCACGGCATCATCGGGCCGATCAGTCTGGACCAGTTCACCCCCGAGGCGCTGCAGCAGCGCATTGCCGACAACCCGCTGGCCAGCCAGGCCTACCACGCCGGGTCGAAGCCGCGCATCGCGGTGGTCACCAATTCCACCTACGACGGCCTGTGCTACAACGCCGAAAAGATTGCCGAAGAGATCGGCAGCGCGGTGGACTTCCTGCACTTCGATGAAGCCTGGTACGCCTACGCGGCGTTCCATCCGTTCTACGAAAACCACTACGGCATGGCCAAAGGCAAGCCGCGCGAGCAGGACGCGATCATCTTCACCACCCATTCCACCCACAAGCTGCTGGCCGCGTTCTCGCAGGCGTCGATGATCCACGTGCGCAACTCGGCCAGCCGCGACCTGGATGCCGAGCGCTTCAACGAATCGTTCATGATGCATACCTCCACCAGCCCGCATTACGGGGTGATCGCAGCCTGCGACGTGGCCTCGAAGATGATGGAGGGCGAGGCCGGGCGTTCGCTGGTGCAGGAAATGCACGACGAAGCGATTGCCTTCCGCCGCGCCATGCTGCACGTGCGCGATGACCTGGGCCGTGACGACTGGTGGTTCAGCGTGTGGCAGCCCACGAAGGTGGAGCGCAGCCTGGACAAGGGCGATACGCCGGCACCGCTGGTTGCCAAGCGTGAGGAATGGTACCTGCAGCCCGATGCGCACTGGCACGGCTTTGACGGGCTGGTGGACGACTATGTGCTGATCGACCCGATCAAGGTGACCCTGCTGACCCCGGGCCTGTCGATGGACGGCAGCATGGGCAAGCTGGGCATTCCGGCGGCGGTGCTGAGCAAGTTCCTGTGGGGCCGCGGCATCACCGTGGAAAAGACCAACCTGTACTCGGTGCTGTTCCTGTTCTCGATGGGCATCACCAAGGGCAAGTGGAGCACCCTGGTGACCGAGCTGATGGCGTTCAAGGAGCTGTACGATCGCAACGCGCCGCTGAACCAGGCACTGCCGACGCTGGCCGCCGATTATCCGGTGGCCTATGCCGGCTGGGGCCTGCGTGACCTGTGTGAGGCGCTGCATGCCTTCAACCAGGAATTCGCCGTGGCCAAGGTGATGCGCGAGATGTACGTGGACCTGCCGACCCCGGTGATGACTCCGGCCGATGCCTACAACCATCTGGTGAAGGGCGAGATCGAGCGGGTGGACATCGAACAGCTCAGCGGCCGCATTGCCGCCACCATGCTGGTGCCGTACCCGCCGGGCATTCCCACCATCATGCCCGGCGAGCGCTTCGGCGCCAGCGACGAGCCGATCATCCAGTCGCTGCGCATTGCCCGCGAACAGAACGCGCGCTTCCCCGGTTTCGAATCGGATGTGCACGGGCTGATCATCGAGCACGACGAAGAAGGCACCACCTACCGGGTGGAGGTGCTGAAGGCCTGA
- a CDS encoding helix-turn-helix domain-containing protein, with protein MDALNSEGFVEVAVVEYPGGDPSAASVLAEMAHVANRLAQQKKRPFPRVLITRWIVPASNSGVHRLAGADMLDAAIPAVIALPTLVSPGAALRTEDVLLDWLRAHYDGGSLLAAAGDGVGVLARAGLLAGRTVSGPDLSRYPGLQGQPSSWAPSERALVDDGDVLTVGGSQAWRFMGLRLLYRLHGQGVASEVAAQLGISVPVAIQQDLERFSANFAHGDRDVLKAQRWLHTTAARGATLTSICEMSGLEPRTLQRRFLKATGLRPIEYCQRLRIAKAQAMLQQGASIDEVAWGVGYADQSAFRRLFLRIIGMTPANYRRHVSCNKQRERAAVAAATATVRGLRPSPELQMRRDAA; from the coding sequence GTGGACGCACTCAATAGCGAAGGATTCGTGGAGGTTGCAGTGGTGGAGTACCCGGGCGGTGACCCCTCGGCGGCGTCGGTCCTTGCCGAGATGGCGCATGTTGCCAATCGCCTGGCCCAGCAGAAGAAGCGCCCCTTCCCGCGGGTGCTGATCACGCGCTGGATCGTTCCGGCCAGCAACAGCGGTGTGCATCGGCTGGCGGGTGCGGACATGCTGGATGCGGCCATTCCTGCGGTCATCGCCTTGCCGACCCTGGTCAGCCCCGGGGCCGCGCTGCGTACCGAAGATGTGCTGCTGGACTGGCTGCGGGCACATTACGACGGTGGCAGCCTGCTGGCGGCCGCCGGCGATGGCGTGGGTGTGCTGGCCCGTGCCGGGCTGCTGGCCGGGCGCACCGTGTCCGGTCCGGACCTGAGCCGCTATCCCGGGCTGCAGGGCCAACCGTCCAGCTGGGCCCCCAGTGAGCGCGCGCTGGTGGACGATGGCGATGTGTTGACGGTGGGCGGCAGCCAGGCCTGGCGTTTCATGGGGCTGCGCCTGCTGTACCGGCTGCATGGGCAGGGCGTGGCCAGCGAGGTGGCCGCACAGCTGGGCATCAGCGTGCCGGTGGCGATCCAGCAGGATCTGGAACGCTTCAGTGCGAACTTCGCCCATGGCGACCGCGATGTGCTGAAGGCGCAACGCTGGCTGCACACCACCGCAGCGCGCGGCGCCACCCTCACCAGCATCTGTGAAATGTCCGGGCTGGAGCCGCGCACCCTGCAGCGGCGCTTCCTGAAGGCCACCGGCCTGCGTCCCATCGAATATTGCCAGCGGCTGCGCATTGCCAAGGCGCAGGCCATGCTGCAACAGGGCGCCAGCATAGATGAGGTCGCCTGGGGCGTGGGCTATGCCGACCAGAGCGCGTTCCGCCGCCTGTTCCTGCGCATCATCGGGATGACACCGGCCAACTATCGGCGCCACGTGAGCTGCAACAAGCAGCGCGAGCGTGCCGCGGTGGCTGCGGCCACGGCCACCGTGCGCGGGCTGCGGCCATCGCCGGAACTGCAGATGCGGCGCGATGCCGCCTGA
- the dsbG gene encoding thiol:disulfide interchange protein DsbG, protein MLSISPRVAHKALILPALLALAACSQAQTPQGKAEAQPTAAAAKGDRPAVLQGIEKHGFQVVAEFDAPGGLRGFAGVVNGQQPAAAYVTADGKNVLVGSLFDAQGNEVAADKVEKLVAGPMSERIWKDLEGSAWVRDGKADAPRVVYTFSDANCPYCHKFWEAARPWVDTGKVQLRHVLVGVIREDSPAKAAAILSARDPSAALLQNEHQFEQGGIKPVATISPELAGKLNANQELMIKLGFQGTPGILFQDAQGQVQRRSGMPQGTDLQTVLGPR, encoded by the coding sequence ATGCTGTCCATTTCCCCGCGCGTTGCGCACAAGGCCCTGATCCTGCCGGCACTGCTGGCGCTGGCTGCCTGCAGCCAGGCGCAGACCCCGCAGGGCAAGGCGGAAGCCCAGCCGACAGCCGCCGCAGCCAAGGGCGATCGCCCGGCGGTGCTGCAGGGCATCGAGAAGCACGGCTTCCAGGTCGTGGCCGAGTTCGATGCGCCCGGTGGCCTGCGTGGCTTTGCCGGCGTGGTCAATGGCCAGCAGCCGGCGGCCGCTTACGTGACGGCCGATGGCAAGAACGTGCTGGTCGGCAGCCTGTTCGACGCGCAGGGCAACGAAGTGGCCGCCGACAAGGTGGAAAAGCTGGTGGCCGGCCCGATGTCCGAACGCATCTGGAAGGATCTGGAAGGCAGCGCCTGGGTGCGCGATGGCAAGGCCGACGCGCCGCGTGTGGTCTACACCTTCAGTGATGCCAACTGCCCGTACTGCCACAAGTTCTGGGAAGCGGCACGGCCGTGGGTGGATACCGGCAAGGTGCAGCTGCGCCACGTGCTGGTGGGCGTGATCCGTGAGGACAGCCCGGCCAAGGCCGCCGCCATTCTGTCCGCGCGTGACCCCAGCGCCGCACTGCTGCAGAACGAACACCAGTTCGAGCAGGGCGGCATCAAGCCGGTGGCCACGATCAGCCCCGAACTGGCCGGCAAGCTCAATGCCAACCAGGAACTGATGATCAAACTGGGCTTCCAGGGCACGCCGGGCATCCTCTTCCAGGATGCGCAGGGCCAGGTGCAGCGTCGCTCGGGCATGCCGCAGGGTACCGATCTGCAGACGGTGCTGGGCCCGCGCTGA
- a CDS encoding heavy metal translocating P-type ATPase, with amino-acid sequence MSSTHTGPAHDHNAPAAKASCCGGSKKTANTVKDLVCGMDVDPATTPHHAQHQGTAYHFCSGGCRQKFLADPQRYLDPASHVAPPVPAGTLYTCPMDPEIVQEGPGTCPICGMALEPMMPSLDDGENPELTDFRRRFWVSLPLSMATMALAMLAMTPLLHALSPTVRVLIEGALATPVVLWAGWPFLQRWAQSIRNRSPNMWTLIGTGVIAAYGYSVVATVAPGLFPPSFQQHGHVGVYFEAAAVIISLTLLGQLMELRARARTSAAIKALLGLAPKTARRIDADGSEHDVELSAVKAGDRLRVRPGEKVPVDGRVLEGRSTLDESMLTGEPVPVSKQAGDSVIGATLNGSGALVIEAERVGDDSTLAQIVQLVAQAQRSRAPMQRMADKVAYWFVLAVLAVAVLTLFGWGLFGPEPSWTHGVLSAVAVLIIACPCALGLATPMSIMVATGRAAQHGVLFRDAEAIEALVKVDTLVVDKTGTLTEGRPAFDTVHAADGHAPDQVLHWAASLDQGSEHPLAAAIVAEARLRTMELLPVQDFDSITGLGVVGRVEGRQLWLGNTALMGEHGIDVTPLQDTADALRRRGASVMYLAADGQLAGLLSVADPIKPTTAEAIAALRQDGLRIIMATGDGLLTAQAVASTLGLDEVHGETRPADKAALVEQLQAQGRTVAMAGDGINDAPALASAAVGIAMGTGTDVAMSSAQVTLVKGDLRGILRARQLSRAAVRNMRQNLGFAFLYNGLGIPVAAGVLVPWGISLSPMLAAVAMSLSSVSVISNALRLRAQRLPGG; translated from the coding sequence ATGAGCAGCACGCATACCGGCCCCGCGCACGACCACAACGCGCCCGCGGCCAAGGCCAGTTGCTGCGGCGGCTCGAAGAAGACCGCCAACACGGTGAAGGACCTGGTCTGCGGCATGGACGTCGACCCCGCCACCACCCCACACCACGCCCAGCACCAGGGCACGGCCTACCACTTCTGCAGCGGCGGCTGCCGGCAGAAGTTCCTGGCCGATCCGCAGCGCTATCTGGACCCGGCTTCGCATGTGGCGCCCCCCGTGCCGGCGGGCACGCTGTACACCTGCCCGATGGATCCGGAAATCGTGCAGGAAGGCCCCGGCACCTGCCCGATCTGCGGCATGGCGCTGGAACCAATGATGCCCAGCCTGGACGACGGCGAGAACCCGGAGCTTACCGACTTCCGCCGCCGCTTCTGGGTGTCGCTGCCGCTGAGCATGGCCACGATGGCGCTGGCGATGCTGGCGATGACGCCCCTGCTGCACGCGCTGTCGCCCACCGTGCGGGTATTGATCGAAGGCGCGCTGGCCACGCCGGTGGTGCTGTGGGCCGGCTGGCCGTTCCTGCAGCGCTGGGCGCAGTCGATCCGCAACCGCAGCCCGAACATGTGGACCCTGATCGGCACCGGCGTGATCGCCGCTTACGGCTACAGCGTGGTCGCCACCGTGGCCCCGGGCCTGTTCCCGCCCTCGTTCCAGCAGCATGGGCACGTGGGCGTGTACTTCGAAGCCGCGGCGGTGATCATTTCGCTCACCCTGCTGGGCCAGTTGATGGAACTGCGTGCCCGTGCCCGCACCTCGGCCGCGATCAAGGCGCTGCTGGGCCTGGCGCCGAAAACGGCGCGGCGCATCGACGCCGACGGCAGCGAACACGACGTGGAATTGAGCGCTGTGAAGGCCGGCGACCGCCTGCGCGTTCGCCCCGGCGAGAAGGTGCCGGTGGATGGCCGCGTGCTGGAAGGTCGCTCCACGCTGGACGAATCGATGCTGACCGGCGAACCGGTGCCTGTCAGCAAGCAGGCGGGCGACAGTGTGATTGGCGCCACGTTGAACGGCTCGGGCGCGCTGGTGATCGAGGCCGAGCGTGTGGGCGATGACAGCACGCTGGCGCAGATCGTGCAGCTGGTGGCGCAGGCACAGCGCTCGCGCGCGCCGATGCAGCGCATGGCGGACAAGGTTGCCTATTGGTTCGTGCTGGCGGTGCTGGCGGTGGCCGTGTTGACGCTGTTCGGCTGGGGTCTGTTCGGACCGGAGCCGTCGTGGACCCATGGCGTGCTGAGTGCGGTGGCGGTGCTGATCATTGCCTGCCCCTGTGCGCTGGGCTTGGCCACACCGATGTCGATCATGGTGGCCACCGGTCGCGCTGCGCAGCACGGCGTGCTGTTCCGCGACGCCGAGGCCATCGAGGCCCTGGTGAAGGTCGATACGCTGGTGGTGGACAAGACCGGCACGCTTACCGAAGGTCGCCCGGCGTTCGACACGGTGCATGCCGCCGACGGCCACGCACCCGACCAGGTACTGCACTGGGCCGCCAGCCTGGACCAGGGCAGCGAGCATCCGCTGGCCGCGGCCATCGTGGCCGAAGCACGCCTGCGCACGATGGAACTGCTGCCCGTGCAGGACTTTGATTCGATCACCGGGCTGGGTGTGGTCGGCCGCGTTGAGGGGCGCCAACTGTGGCTGGGCAACACCGCGCTGATGGGCGAACACGGCATCGATGTGACGCCGCTGCAGGACACCGCCGACGCCCTGCGCCGACGCGGTGCCAGCGTGATGTATCTGGCGGCGGACGGGCAACTGGCCGGCCTGCTGTCGGTGGCCGACCCAATCAAGCCCACCACGGCCGAAGCGATCGCGGCGCTGCGCCAGGATGGCCTGCGCATCATCATGGCCACCGGCGATGGCCTGCTGACCGCACAGGCCGTGGCCAGCACGCTGGGCCTGGACGAGGTACACGGCGAAACGCGCCCGGCTGACAAGGCCGCGCTGGTGGAGCAGCTGCAGGCGCAGGGCCGCACGGTGGCGATGGCCGGCGACGGCATCAACGACGCGCCGGCCCTGGCCAGCGCCGCCGTCGGCATTGCCATGGGCACCGGCACCGATGTGGCCATGTCCAGTGCACAGGTCACGCTGGTGAAGGGCGATCTGCGCGGCATCCTGCGTGCGCGCCAGTTGTCGCGTGCAGCCGTGCGCAACATGCGGCAGAACCTGGGCTTCGCCTTCCTCTACAACGGCCTGGGCATTCCGGTGGCTGCCGGCGTGCTGGTGCCCTGGGGCATTTCGCTGTCGCCGATGCTGGCTGCGGTGGCGATGAGCCTGAGTTCGGTTTCGGTGATCAGCAACGCGCTGCGCCTGCGCGCACAGCGTCTGCCGGGTGGCTGA
- the adiC gene encoding arginine/agmatine antiporter gives MAEKKKIGVVGATFLVAGNMMGSGVFLLPSSLAKIGTASIWGWLITTAGALLLAFVFAKLGKLAPKAGGPYAYARDWFGPYMGFQTNTIYWFANWIGNVAIPIAAVGYFSYFFPILSEPLVRCIAVLVLVWALSFANVIGPAFVTKVQTVTTSFALVPILGIAIFGWFFFDADIFKGAYNVSGESNFGAISSAAALTLWAFIGVESASVTAGVVENPEKNVARATLAGVFLAAVAYIASSSVIMGMVPNAELQTSDAPFALAAAKAVGGWGGGLVSLCAFIGAAGSLGGWILLTAQSAKAASDDGLFPSIFSKTNKDDVPVKGVLIVAVLMTLAVLVTSTSETASAQFDVITSAAVVLTLLPYIYSCVACYFVVERSHTIVHTGAFWALTSLTVVYCLWAIYGSSGTIVQYAFLFVLFITVFYPFFSEERRQQRQRTREAAALSGGAQRS, from the coding sequence ATGGCAGAGAAAAAGAAGATCGGGGTGGTAGGTGCCACCTTCCTCGTGGCCGGCAACATGATGGGTTCAGGGGTGTTCCTGTTGCCATCGAGCCTGGCCAAGATCGGTACCGCCTCGATCTGGGGCTGGTTGATCACCACCGCCGGGGCGCTGCTGCTGGCGTTCGTGTTCGCCAAGCTTGGCAAGCTGGCGCCCAAGGCCGGCGGCCCATATGCCTACGCGCGTGACTGGTTCGGGCCTTACATGGGCTTCCAGACCAACACCATCTACTGGTTCGCCAACTGGATCGGCAACGTGGCCATTCCGATTGCGGCGGTGGGTTACTTCAGCTACTTCTTCCCGATCCTGTCCGAGCCGCTGGTGCGCTGCATCGCCGTGCTGGTACTGGTGTGGGCACTGAGTTTCGCCAACGTGATCGGTCCGGCCTTCGTGACCAAGGTGCAGACGGTCACCACCAGCTTCGCGCTGGTGCCGATCCTGGGCATCGCCATCTTTGGCTGGTTCTTCTTCGATGCGGACATCTTCAAGGGTGCCTACAACGTTTCGGGTGAATCGAACTTCGGCGCCATTTCCAGTGCCGCCGCACTGACCCTGTGGGCGTTCATCGGCGTGGAATCGGCGTCGGTGACCGCCGGCGTGGTGGAGAACCCGGAAAAGAACGTGGCCCGCGCCACCCTGGCCGGCGTGTTCCTGGCGGCGGTGGCCTATATCGCCAGTTCGTCGGTGATCATGGGCATGGTGCCCAATGCCGAACTGCAGACCTCCGATGCGCCGTTCGCGCTGGCCGCCGCCAAGGCGGTGGGCGGCTGGGGCGGTGGCCTGGTCAGCCTGTGCGCCTTCATCGGCGCGGCCGGTTCGCTGGGTGGCTGGATCCTGCTGACCGCGCAGAGCGCCAAGGCGGCGTCCGACGATGGCCTGTTCCCCAGCATCTTCAGCAAGACCAACAAGGACGACGTGCCGGTGAAGGGCGTGCTGATCGTGGCGGTGCTGATGACCCTGGCCGTGCTGGTCACCTCCACCTCGGAAACCGCGTCGGCACAGTTCGATGTGATCACTTCGGCGGCGGTGGTGCTGACCCTGCTGCCGTACATCTATTCCTGCGTGGCCTGCTATTTCGTGGTGGAACGCTCGCACACCATCGTGCACACCGGTGCGTTCTGGGCGCTGACCAGCCTGACGGTGGTGTACTGCCTGTGGGCGATCTACGGCTCGTCGGGAACCATCGTGCAGTACGCCTTCCTGTTCGTGCTGTTCATCACCGTGTTCTATCCCTTCTTCAGCGAGGAGCGCCGCCAGCAGCGGCAGCGCACCCGTGAGGCGGCCGCGTTGTCCGGCGGCGCCCAGCGTTCCTGA
- a CDS encoding TlpA disulfide reductase family protein — protein sequence MSSVGPVPMPVILIVLALLAAMGLARLWPRATAGDAAPAPASVVLDMLLLGLLCGRLAFVALNFELYRPSPWSVLQIADGGYSVPVALLSGAGWGPWALRRHPRLRLPVFSSAALGVLLWAGGGIALSQWQAAHMPLPAVQTVDLHGQPQALQQFQGRPLVLNLWATWCGPCRREMPVLAQAQQAHPQIQFAFVNQGETTGDVQAFLSANGLALDNVLLDEASEASTVLGVKAYPSTLFFDAQGRLQELHLGELTAAGLEHKLRRLR from the coding sequence ATGTCGAGTGTAGGGCCGGTGCCGATGCCGGTGATTCTGATCGTGCTGGCCTTGTTGGCAGCGATGGGCCTGGCCCGGTTGTGGCCGCGCGCCACGGCCGGCGATGCGGCGCCGGCGCCGGCCAGCGTGGTGCTGGACATGCTGCTGTTGGGCCTGCTCTGCGGGCGCTTGGCGTTCGTCGCGTTGAACTTCGAACTGTATCGGCCGTCACCGTGGTCGGTGCTGCAGATTGCCGATGGCGGCTACTCGGTCCCCGTGGCGCTGCTGTCAGGCGCTGGCTGGGGGCCGTGGGCGCTGCGCCGGCATCCGCGCCTGCGCCTGCCGGTGTTCAGCAGTGCGGCCCTGGGTGTGTTGTTGTGGGCGGGCGGCGGCATCGCGCTGTCGCAGTGGCAGGCCGCACACATGCCGCTGCCAGCGGTGCAGACGGTGGATCTGCACGGGCAGCCACAGGCGCTGCAGCAGTTCCAGGGGCGCCCGCTGGTGCTGAACCTGTGGGCGACCTGGTGCGGCCCATGCCGGCGCGAGATGCCGGTCCTGGCCCAGGCGCAGCAGGCGCATCCACAGATCCAGTTCGCCTTCGTCAACCAGGGTGAAACCACCGGGGACGTGCAGGCATTCCTGTCCGCCAATGGTCTGGCGCTGGACAACGTGCTGCTGGATGAAGCGTCCGAGGCGTCCACGGTGCTGGGGGTGAAGGCGTACCCGTCCACGCTGTTCTTCGATGCGCAGGGGCGCCTGCAGGAGCTGCACCTGGGTGAACTGACCGCCGCCGGCCTTGAACACAAACTGCGCCGGCTGCGGTAG
- a CDS encoding DcaP family trimeric outer membrane transporter: MRVAVLSVACAAVLAAAPAQAQEGAPDDAQALRREIEGMRQTLERLQQRLDRLEQRDGSAPVAATPSAPLPRPEPATPALARTAAGLHATQVPGVAQPVLPQRDSVSDPSTAASRPDSAAGPTDPDLKGFFAIPGTDTVIRIGGYAKLDAIADSRAAGDEDQFIPSSMPVGGSHRDVSNFNLHAKQTRFSFEARRPTTHGNLRFYLENDFFGSSDGYQFRLRHAYGQLGNTYAGYGYSSFMDADSLPDTLDFAGPGGAGYLLVAGIHHSFALGKGTTLTLAAEDPDTELAGASDSVIAANRLPDVTVAARVERDWGHLQLGAVARSLAYDGEGERDRRMAGGLQLSGSASVGERDLLLFGALGGRGLSRYTADLTGSGLDAVVDADGRLRALDVRGGFVGYTHYWSELWRSNLIYGQLTLERNAALPADAFRESRYGVFNLIWSPAPSWTMGMELLYGRLEQQSGARGDTVRVQGSLQYNFIK; the protein is encoded by the coding sequence ATGCGCGTTGCGGTACTGAGTGTGGCGTGTGCGGCGGTGCTGGCAGCAGCACCTGCCCAGGCACAGGAAGGTGCACCCGATGATGCACAGGCGCTGCGGCGCGAAATTGAAGGCATGCGGCAGACGCTGGAGCGCCTGCAGCAGCGTCTGGACCGGCTGGAGCAGCGCGATGGCAGTGCGCCGGTTGCGGCAACGCCGTCGGCACCGTTGCCCAGGCCGGAGCCGGCCACGCCAGCGCTGGCACGCACCGCGGCAGGACTGCACGCCACCCAGGTGCCAGGGGTCGCGCAACCCGTGCTGCCCCAGCGTGATTCGGTATCCGACCCCTCCACCGCGGCTTCGCGCCCGGACAGTGCGGCCGGCCCGACCGATCCTGACCTGAAGGGCTTCTTCGCCATTCCCGGTACCGACACGGTGATCCGCATCGGCGGCTACGCCAAACTGGATGCGATTGCCGATTCGCGGGCAGCCGGCGACGAAGACCAGTTCATTCCCTCGTCGATGCCCGTCGGCGGCAGCCACCGCGATGTGTCCAACTTCAACCTGCATGCCAAGCAGACCCGCTTCAGTTTCGAGGCACGCCGGCCGACCACCCACGGCAACCTGCGCTTCTACCTGGAAAACGACTTCTTCGGCAGCAGCGACGGCTATCAGTTCCGGTTGCGCCATGCCTACGGGCAGTTGGGCAACACCTATGCCGGCTACGGCTATTCCAGCTTCATGGATGCCGACAGCCTGCCCGACACCCTGGACTTCGCCGGCCCGGGTGGCGCGGGCTACCTGCTGGTGGCCGGCATCCACCACAGTTTTGCGCTGGGCAAGGGCACCACGCTGACGCTGGCCGCCGAAGACCCGGATACCGAGCTGGCCGGGGCCAGCGACAGCGTGATTGCTGCCAACCGGCTGCCGGACGTGACCGTGGCCGCGCGCGTGGAGCGCGACTGGGGCCACCTGCAGTTGGGCGCGGTGGCGCGCAGCCTGGCCTACGACGGTGAGGGCGAGCGCGACCGGCGCATGGCCGGTGGTTTGCAGCTGAGTGGTTCGGCGTCGGTGGGCGAGCGTGACCTGCTGCTGTTCGGTGCACTGGGCGGGCGCGGCCTGAGCCGCTACACCGCCGACCTGACCGGTTCCGGCCTGGACGCGGTGGTGGATGCCGACGGGCGCCTGCGCGCGCTGGACGTGCGCGGCGGCTTCGTCGGCTACACCCACTACTGGTCCGAACTGTGGCGTTCGAACCTGATCTACGGACAGCTGACGCTGGAGCGCAACGCGGCGCTGCCGGCCGACGCGTTCCGCGAGAGCCGCTACGGCGTGTTCAACCTGATCTGGAGCCCGGCCCCGTCGTGGACGATGGGCATGGAGCTGCTGTACGGGCGCCTGGAACAACAGAGCGGCGCGCGCGGCGACACGGTCCGGGTGCAGGGCAGCCTGCAATACAACTTCATCAAGTAG